A section of the Campylobacter lanienae NCTC 13004 genome encodes:
- the hisF gene encoding imidazole glycerol phosphate synthase subunit HisF: protein MRNFAKRIIPCLDVNNGRVVKGVNFIGLRDAGDPIEVAKRYNDEGADELCFLDITASSDGRDTIVHVVEEVAKQLFIPLTVGGGIRKLDDISKLLNVGCDKVSLNSSAVDNPNLIYEAAKKFGSQCVVVAIDVKKNSNGGYNVFVHGGRKDTGLGAIEWAKKVYDLGAGEILLTSMDADGTKNGYDLAITSAISNLVEIPVIASGGAGTMEHILEAFKNGADAALAASIFHYKEIEISKLKEFLKANQIGVRI, encoded by the coding sequence ATGAGAAATTTCGCTAAAAGAATAATCCCGTGTTTAGATGTCAATAATGGTAGAGTTGTCAAAGGCGTCAATTTCATAGGTTTAAGAGATGCCGGCGATCCGATTGAAGTAGCCAAAAGATATAATGATGAAGGCGCTGATGAGCTATGCTTTTTAGATATTACTGCTAGTAGCGATGGTAGAGATACTATCGTTCATGTAGTAGAAGAGGTGGCAAAACAGCTATTTATCCCGCTGACAGTCGGTGGCGGAATAAGAAAATTAGATGATATCTCAAAGCTATTAAATGTAGGTTGCGATAAGGTTAGCCTAAACTCATCGGCTGTAGATAATCCAAATTTGATATATGAAGCAGCTAAAAAATTTGGCTCTCAATGCGTTGTAGTCGCAATCGATGTCAAAAAAAATAGCAATGGTGGCTACAATGTCTTTGTCCATGGCGGTAGAAAAGATACAGGATTAGGTGCGATAGAGTGGGCAAAAAAAGTTTATGATCTAGGTGCTGGAGAGATACTTCTAACATCAATGGATGCCGATGGGACAAAAAATGGCTATGACTTAGCTATAACTTCTGCTATATCAAATTTAGTTGAAATTCCTGTTATCGCAAGTGGTGGCGCTGGGACTATGGAGCATATCTTAGAAGCGTTTAAAAATGGTGCAGACGCAGCCTTGGCAGCTAGTATATTTCACTATAAAGAGATTGAGATTTCAAAGTTAAAAGAGTTTTTAAAAGCCAATCAAATTGGAGTTAGAATTTGA
- the rlmN gene encoding 23S rRNA (adenine(2503)-C(2))-methyltransferase RlmN — MKNLLDYTQNELANIIKPKFRAKQIYEWIYKKNAKSFDEMSNLPKDIRENLKGEFQIDPLSCVRSEISKDGSIKYLFKLHDGKTIESVLLPMKDEILDQNGKVEKHARYTICVSSQVGCKMGCSFCLTAKGGFIRNLSAGEIVGQILWIKRENNIPYERRVNIVYMGMGEPLDNLDNVSKAINILKDNDGLAIGARRQTISTSGLATQIKKLGEMDLGVLLAISLHAVTDELREKLMPVNKAYNIASVMDAVRQFPIDMRKRVMFEYLIMDKINDNLSDAKALVKLLHGIKAKVNLILFNPHEGSPYQRPSQENVEKFRDYLQSRGVTCTIRQSKGLDISAACGQLKERSKGENSATA; from the coding sequence ATGAAAAATTTGCTTGATTATACTCAAAATGAGTTGGCCAATATCATTAAACCTAAATTTAGAGCAAAGCAAATTTATGAGTGGATATATAAGAAAAATGCTAAATCTTTTGATGAGATGAGTAACTTGCCAAAGGATATTAGAGAGAATTTAAAAGGCGAATTTCAGATTGATCCTTTGAGTTGCGTTAGAAGTGAAATTAGCAAAGATGGAAGCATAAAATATCTATTTAAGCTCCACGATGGCAAGACAATTGAAAGCGTTCTTTTGCCTATGAAAGATGAAATTTTGGATCAAAATGGCAAAGTAGAAAAACACGCTAGATACACTATCTGTGTCAGCTCTCAAGTGGGCTGTAAGATGGGATGTAGCTTTTGTCTAACGGCTAAAGGCGGATTCATCCGTAATCTAAGTGCTGGCGAGATCGTAGGGCAAATTCTATGGATAAAAAGAGAAAATAACATACCTTATGAGAGAAGAGTAAATATCGTATATATGGGCATGGGCGAGCCTCTTGATAATCTAGATAATGTATCAAAAGCTATAAATATTTTAAAAGATAATGATGGTCTAGCTATAGGAGCAAGGCGCCAAACTATCAGCACAAGTGGGTTAGCTACACAGATTAAAAAGCTTGGAGAAATGGATTTGGGCGTGCTTTTGGCTATATCTTTACACGCTGTTACAGATGAATTAAGAGAGAAATTGATGCCGGTAAATAAGGCTTATAATATCGCTAGTGTGATGGATGCTGTGCGTCAATTCCCTATAGATATGAGAAAAAGAGTTATGTTCGAATACCTAATAATGGATAAGATAAATGACAACCTTAGCGACGCAAAAGCCCTTGTAAAGCTACTTCACGGGATTAAAGCAAAGGTGAATTTAATCCTTTTTAATCCACATGAAGGTAGCCCATATCAAAGACCATCGCAAGAAAATGTAGAGAAATTCAGAGATTACCTTCAATCTCGTGGCGTTACATGCACAATTCGTCAAAGTAAAGGGCTTGATATAAGTGCTGCATGCGGCCAATTAAAAGAGCGAAGCAAAGGAGAAAATAGTGCCACTGCTTGA
- the rsmA gene encoding 16S rRNA (adenine(1518)-N(6)/adenine(1519)-N(6))-dimethyltransferase RsmA, whose protein sequence is MIKAKKKFGQNFLIDDSIKAKIIQAIPNNLDRIVEIGPGLGDLTQKLVELSGKIECFEIDSELYEILLDKFSSEISDQKLKIINADALKSWDEIARQDYFLVANLPYYVATNIILKSLSDIRCKGLVVMIQKEVALKFSAKAGDSEFSALSILAQIKGDVELLFDVPETAFDPQPKVISAVIRIIKNRDLLQGFEALEFERFLKSAFSSPRKTLLKNLSISTPKALIDGFLTKENLSLTIRPHELCVALYLKLFKEAKNERREKSKRKT, encoded by the coding sequence ATGATTAAAGCAAAAAAGAAATTTGGCCAAAATTTTTTGATAGATGATAGTATAAAAGCCAAAATCATCCAAGCGATTCCCAATAATTTAGATAGGATTGTAGAGATTGGGCCTGGCTTAGGTGATTTAACACAAAAGCTTGTTGAACTTAGTGGGAAAATCGAGTGTTTTGAGATTGATAGTGAGCTTTATGAGATTTTATTAGATAAATTTTCTAGTGAAATTTCAGATCAAAAGCTGAAAATAATCAACGCCGATGCTCTTAAATCATGGGATGAGATAGCTAGGCAAGACTATTTTTTGGTTGCGAATTTACCCTATTATGTAGCGACAAATATAATTTTAAAGTCGCTTAGTGATATTAGGTGTAAGGGGCTTGTGGTCATGATACAAAAAGAGGTAGCCTTGAAATTTAGTGCTAAGGCCGGAGATAGCGAGTTTAGCGCATTGTCAATTCTAGCTCAGATAAAGGGCGATGTGGAGTTGCTTTTTGATGTGCCAGAAACTGCGTTTGATCCCCAGCCAAAGGTTATCTCAGCGGTTATTAGGATTATTAAAAATAGGGATTTATTACAAGGATTTGAGGCTTTAGAATTTGAGAGATTTCTCAAATCTGCCTTCTCATCTCCTCGTAAAACCTTATTAAAAAATTTATCAATCTCTACCCCAAAAGCTCTTATAGATGGCTTTTTGACTAAAGAGAATTTGTCACTTACGATTCGCCCACATGAGCTTTGTGTCGCCTTGTATTTAAAACTATTTAAAGAGGCCAAAAATGAACGAAGAGAAAAATCAAAGCGAAAAACCTAG
- a CDS encoding pseudouridine synthase family protein, translating into MSYEKMKIGKFYGQKIYQILISQGYCMKEAQKLCDNGRIIDNFGSVLKKNSVANGDIFLIDYKCEPKGLKPIFECKEFGVFDKPSGVLTHPNGRHCSYSLCDEIWSLWGKKACVAHRLDRETSGVILVSKSQETAIELKKMFENREIFKSYLAIVSGKIEVGEFYKFRAENYTDFVGKFGFLDSLDWLVIDKAMDITNDYDDIKTRMRICESGKRAVTLFRLISYEAKSDTSLIECVPLTGRQHQIRLHMFYVKHKILGDPIYGLERGDIERILDGKMSENERINLTGASRLMLHSNRLKFSYNGAEFDISSKMEFGLNL; encoded by the coding sequence ATGTCTTATGAAAAGATGAAAATCGGCAAATTTTATGGTCAAAAGATATATCAAATACTCATATCTCAAGGCTATTGTATGAAAGAGGCTCAAAAGCTATGTGATAATGGGCGAATTATAGATAATTTCGGCTCTGTGCTTAAGAAAAATAGCGTAGCAAATGGGGATATATTTTTGATAGATTATAAGTGCGAACCAAAGGGGCTCAAACCGATTTTTGAATGCAAGGAATTTGGGGTATTTGATAAACCAAGTGGGGTTTTGACTCATCCAAATGGTAGGCATTGTAGCTATAGTTTGTGTGATGAAATTTGGTCTTTATGGGGCAAAAAAGCTTGCGTGGCTCATAGACTAGATAGAGAAACTAGTGGAGTAATCTTAGTAAGCAAGAGCCAAGAAACAGCTATAGAGCTTAAAAAAATGTTTGAAAATAGAGAGATTTTCAAAAGCTATTTAGCTATTGTAAGTGGCAAAATTGAAGTGGGGGAATTTTATAAATTTAGAGCGGAAAATTATACGGATTTTGTGGGTAAATTTGGTTTTTTGGATAGTTTGGATTGGCTTGTGATTGATAAGGCTATGGATATCACAAATGATTATGATGATATTAAGACCAGAATGCGAATTTGCGAAAGTGGCAAGCGTGCTGTGACACTATTTCGGTTGATTAGTTACGAGGCAAAAAGTGATACTAGCTTAATAGAGTGTGTTCCATTAACAGGGCGGCAGCATCAGATTAGGCTTCATATGTTTTATGTGAAACATAAAATTTTAGGCGATCCGATTTATGGGCTTGAGCGTGGCGATATAGAGCGAATTTTAGATGGTAAAATGAGTGAAAATGAGCGTATAAATTTAACTGGAGCAAGTAGGCTTATGCTTCACTCTAATCGGCTCAAATTTAGTTATAATGGAGCTGAATTTGATATCAGCTCCAAGATGGAATTTGGATTAAATCTGTGA
- the purB gene encoding adenylosuccinate lyase, translated as MVERYARKIMSDKWSLQAKYDAWLRVELAAVKAWNKLGLIPDSDCKKICENAKFDINRIDEIEKTTKHDVIAFLTSVSESLGEESRFIHFGMTSSDCIDTAVALQIKDSMELILDDIKILMDTIKKRAYEHKNTLMVGRSHGIHGEPITFGLVLAIWYDEIKRAYELLNHSKSVISTGMISGAMGNFAHSPLELEELVCQNLGLNPAPASNQVIQRDRYAQVISALAILASSCEKIAVAIRHYQRTEVYEAEEYFSPGQKGSSAMPHKRNPVLSENVTGLCRMIRSYAIPAMENVALWHERDISHSSVERFILPDAFITSDFMLNRLNGILANLVVYPENMMKNLNLTGGLVFSQRVLLELPKQGVSREDAYKIVQRNAMKVWADLQEGKKALNENGESLFLQNLLNDNELREKLNENAIKECFDYTYYTKNVDRIFKRVFEI; from the coding sequence ATGGTAGAGAGATATGCCAGGAAAATTATGAGTGATAAATGGAGCTTACAAGCCAAATATGATGCGTGGCTAAGAGTTGAGCTAGCAGCAGTCAAAGCGTGGAATAAGCTAGGATTAATTCCTGATAGTGATTGTAAAAAAATCTGCGAAAATGCTAAATTTGATATTAACCGCATAGATGAGATAGAAAAGACCACCAAACATGATGTAATCGCCTTTTTAACTAGCGTGAGCGAGAGCTTGGGTGAAGAGAGTAGATTTATCCATTTTGGTATGACAAGTAGTGATTGTATCGATACAGCCGTTGCGTTACAGATCAAAGATAGTATGGAGTTAATCTTAGATGATATTAAAATTTTAATGGACACTATCAAAAAAAGAGCTTACGAGCATAAAAACACTCTAATGGTCGGCAGAAGCCACGGAATTCACGGAGAGCCTATAACATTTGGTTTGGTTCTTGCTATTTGGTATGATGAGATCAAAAGAGCCTATGAGCTACTAAACCACTCTAAAAGCGTTATTAGCACTGGTATGATAAGCGGTGCGATGGGTAATTTCGCTCACTCTCCACTTGAATTAGAAGAGCTAGTATGTCAAAACTTAGGCCTAAATCCAGCCCCAGCAAGTAATCAAGTAATCCAAAGAGATCGCTACGCTCAAGTGATATCGGCTCTAGCCATACTAGCTAGTAGTTGTGAGAAGATAGCAGTAGCGATAAGGCACTATCAAAGGACAGAAGTTTATGAAGCTGAGGAGTATTTTAGCCCAGGGCAAAAAGGCTCAAGCGCTATGCCACACAAGAGAAACCCAGTTTTAAGCGAAAATGTAACCGGTCTTTGTAGAATGATTCGTAGCTACGCTATCCCAGCTATGGAAAATGTCGCCCTTTGGCATGAAAGAGATATCAGCCACTCAAGTGTAGAGAGATTTATCTTGCCTGATGCCTTTATCACGAGTGATTTTATGCTAAATAGATTAAATGGAATTTTAGCAAATTTGGTTGTATATCCAGAAAATATGATGAAAAATTTAAATTTAACCGGTGGATTAGTCTTTTCTCAAAGAGTCCTTTTAGAGCTACCAAAACAAGGTGTAAGTAGAGAAGACGCATACAAAATCGTCCAAAGAAATGCTATGAAAGTTTGGGCTGACTTACAAGAGGGTAAAAAAGCTCTTAATGAAAATGGCGAGAGTCTATTTTTACAAAATTTACTAAATGATAATGAGCTTAGAGAAAAACTCAATGAAAATGCGATAAAAGAGTGTTTTGACTACACTTACTATACAAAAAATGTAGATAGAATATTTAAAAGAGTATTTGAAATTTAA
- a CDS encoding purine-nucleoside phosphorylase, whose protein sequence is MESFEFAKAIGIGVVESAINLTEILLNLDNLPKKIIFIGSCGLYTDDKLLEIYKSNLAFNYEIAGIMGVGYTPIISNQPQVSQETNRINSSNFITKSRDISNKFKNLGFIAENMEAYSVQSVANKFNIDFEFILCATNYCNENAHNDFIQNYPKAKKIITKYLKSEGII, encoded by the coding sequence ATGGAGAGCTTTGAATTTGCCAAAGCAATTGGCATAGGAGTGGTAGAATCAGCGATAAATTTAACCGAAATTTTACTAAATTTAGATAATTTGCCTAAAAAGATTATTTTCATAGGAAGCTGTGGATTATACACAGATGATAAACTACTTGAAATTTACAAAAGCAATCTAGCTTTTAACTATGAAATTGCTGGCATAATGGGCGTTGGCTACACTCCAATTATCTCAAACCAACCGCAAGTTTCACAAGAAACAAATAGGATAAATTCATCAAATTTTATAACCAAATCAAGAGATATCTCTAATAAATTTAAAAATTTAGGATTTATAGCTGAAAATATGGAAGCTTACAGTGTTCAATCTGTAGCAAATAAATTTAATATTGATTTTGAATTTATCTTATGTGCGACAAACTATTGTAACGAAAATGCCCACAATGACTTCATCCAAAACTACCCAAAAGCCAAAAAAATCATCACAAAATATCTAAAATCAGAAGGAATTATATGA